The following DNA comes from Ktedonobacterales bacterium.
TGGACACTCACCGTCACCGGTGGGGTCGTTTGCTCAATCGGCCACGTCACGGTGATGGGCGGCAGGAAGTGGGGACGCCACCCCATCTCGACAGGCAGCCGGATTGCCAGGAAGAGGGCGAGCGTCAGAAAGATCGCCAGCACCGTCCGGCGCGTCAGCGCCCCCGCAAATACCCCCAGCGAGAGCGCCAGCAGCGCGGCTGCCGGCAACACCGGCCCGGTGAAGTCAAAAGCAGCATTGCCGCTAAAGCTGCCCTGGTACTGCGCGAACGGACCCCACCACCAGATCACCTCCGCCAGCAGCACGCCAAAGAGCAGCACCCCCGCCCCCAGCACCAGCGCCAACTTCACCCCCAGCCAGCGCACACGGCTGATGCTCTGCGTCCAGGCCAGCACAAACGTGCGCTGCTCCACCTCGCGGGCCACCAGCGGCGCACCCACCAGCGCGCCCAACAAGACCGGCAGCGGCAACAGAAAAATGGGGAACCCCACAAGCCACTGGTATTGGTCCCAAAACTCGCTCGGCAGCCCCCCCTGCACAAATCCGCAGCCGCCGGGGCGTTCCTGGAGATGGGCCATACAGTCAGCAAAACTCTCTTGATGCTGAAAGGTGTAATGCATCTCCAGCCCGGTAATCAGCAGAAAGACCGCCAGCGCCGCCAGCACGCCCAGCGTAATCAGGCTCTCAGCGCGATGCTGCCGCCAGACCACCCAGGTCATGGAACCACCTCCAGTCCACGGCGCGCCCGCGCTGCTGGCGCGGCTGGCTGCCTGGGTGCTGCCTGCTGGCTCAGGTACGCCAGCACAATATCTTCCAGCGAGACCGGCTGCGCTTCCCAAGTTGGGCCAAAGACCGGCCCGTTCGTCCGCACCAGCAGCGTTGTCTGCCGTTCGGTGTGACTCGCCTCGATGATGGTATGCACGCTGGCAAGCGCCTCCACCTCCTGGCGCGGGCCAACCAGCCGCTTATGCCCCTTCACCATCTCCTCAATATCGCCCGCAAGCTGCACCTGCGACGCGGACAGAATGACGAGATAGTCGCAGACCCGCTCCAGATCGCCAATGATATGCGACGACAGCAGCACCGTCAAACCTGATTCGGCCACCGCCTCCATCAGCGTGCGCAAAAACTCGCGCCGCGCCAGCGGATCCAGGCTCGCCAGCGGCTCATCCAACAGCAGCAGATCGGGCCGCTTCGCCAGCGCCAGCACGAGCGCCACCTGCGCCTGCTGCCCGCCCGACAGCTTGCCTGCCCGCCGCTGCATCGGAATGCCCAGTTGGTGTATGCGCGCCCGCGCCAGTTCATCATCCCAGCGCGGATTCAGCTTGCGCCCCAGCGTCAGCAACTCCTCGACGGTGAACCCCTTGTACAGCGGGTGGTCCTGCGCCACAAAGCCCAGGCGGGGCAGCGCCTCTTTTGGCTGCTCGCGCGGCGAAAAACCGAACACCTCCACACTCCCCGCCGTCGGCTCCAGCAAACCCACTGCCAGATGCAGCAGCGTCGTCTTGCCCGCCCCGTTTGGCCCCACCAGCGCCGCTACCCGCCCCGCTGGCAGCGCCAGCGTGCAATCGCGCAGCGCCCACGTCCGCCCATACCGCTTACTCAGCTTCGTCGTCTCCAGCGCGGTCCTCATGCCGTCTCCTCCCGTTCCCTCTGGGTGTCTTGAAACGTGGACATGAACAGCGCCAGCACGCTCTCACTGTCCAGCCCAGCCTCATAGGCGCTGTGCAGCCAGCGCGTCAGACTCCGCCGCAGCGCCGCGTGGCTGGAGAGCGATGTGCCTGCCAGCGTGCGCTGCACAAACGTCCCCTGCCCTGGTCGGCTGGCAACCAGCCCCTCGCGCTCCAACTCCCGATACGCCTTCAGCACCGTATTCGGATTGATGGTAATCTGCCCCACCACCTCGCGCACCGTCGGCAACTGATCGCCCACCACAAGCAGACCCAGGCGCAGCGCCTGCTTCACCTGCTGCACCAGTTGCAGATAGGGCGCAACCCCCGAATGACCATCCAGATGAAACTCGATCATCGCGCTTCCTCCACAAACCTATAGGGTTCTACCAAATCTGAGGTGTTGGCAAGCGAGGCGTGTTACTTGTAGCGCCGCCATCTTGGCGGCCAGCGTTGGCCTGCTGGTCCGCTGGCCCCCAGGGCGCACGCTCGCCAGGGCGCAGCGGTGGCCGCCTGGAAGGCGGCGCTACAAGTGACCCCCGATAATTGATGGAACCAACCTATAGAGCCATCTCACTAAATAACTAATAAGATGGTATAATAATACACGAAAAATCCCCGACTTGCCAGGCCCCTTCACCTGAACTTTAGAGCGGCAGCCCCAAAAGCTGAGCAAAGAGAATCCCCAACCCCAGCAGGCCAAGCATCGGACCTACCAGCGACTCGGCCCGTTCGCCCAATCGTTTCCCCGCGTGCTTGCCAACCCACTGCCCCGCCAGACTCACCAGCAGCGCCTGAAGCGCGAGAAGGACCAGGGCGGGAGCCAGCGGAAAGCCCAGCACCCCAAACGAAAACCCCATAACAAGCTCATCCAGGCTCACGCCCAGCGCCAGGCCCACCACACCCCAGCCAGCCCTCGTCGCAGCCGCAGCAATCCGCGCCCCCTCATCCCCCGCGCCATCCTCTCCCCCCTCCTCTCGACGCCACATCCATAGACCCACACCCACCAGCAGCCCGCCCGCCGCATACGCGCTCCACTCGCCTATCGCTCTCCCCAGCGGCAGACCCATCAGCAGGCCAATCGCAGGCATCACCCCCTCCGCAGCCGCAAACGTAAGCGCCAGACGCACCCGTCGGCGCATCGGCAGAGCCAGCGCCCCCAGCAGAAGCGAAAGCGCAAACGTATCCAGCCCCAGCGGCAGCACAAACAAAACCAGGCGAGCGATCTCCCCGCCAGTCAACACGTCCGTCTATCCCTCCTCAAATCCCATTGAACGTCAACGCCAACCCGTACCGCCGCCCTCCCTGCCACTTGTACCGCCGCCTTCCAGGCGGCCACCCGTACCGCCGCCATCTTGGCGGCCACTTGTACCGCCGCCTTCCAGGCGGCCCACCGCCTGTACCGCCGCCTTCCAGGCGGCCCACCGCTACGCCAGCGCGCCCGCTGCCCTTCCCGCCAACGCCACTTGTACCGCCGCCTTCCAGGCGGCTCACCGCCGCGCCGACGCCCACCCCTCGTCGCAACCCTCGCGCTGATCGGGTGGGGGAGCCTGCGTCGGCAGGCTTGGCGGCGGTATGCCTCCAACGCGGTTTATGTATTTTTTAGTCAGGACATCTCTCGTCCTAGCCCGCGCAGGCGGGCTTTGTGGCGTCCGCAGACGCCTCTAGCCGCGATTTCAATCGCCAGGGTGGGGCGGCTCAACGCTGCCCTTCCAGGCGCGGTTTTAACCGCCAGCCCACCCCAGCCCTCATCCCCTATCCCGACGCCATCGGGACACCTGTCCTGGAGGAACCGGGACCATCTTCCCGATACCATCAGGACGCTGCTCACATCCCAACGGGACGCCGGGTCGGCTACACTTTCCACCAGAGAGACACCAAAGAGGGAAGAACGCGGCGAGAGACTCAACCGCCTGGCCTGCCCGTCTTCTTCCCATCACGGCAATGAAAGGAGCGTCAACGATGGTTACTGTCGAACAGAGTATCACGATCAACCGCCCCATCGAAGAAATCTTTGCCTACGTGAGTGATCAGCGCAATATCCCCCAGTGGCAAGATGGCGTGGTGGAGGTGCAGCAAATCCCCGAAAGCCCGGTGGGGCTGGGAACCAGGGTCATACTGGCGCGCGTCTTCCTGGGTCGGAGGCTGGAACAACACGCCGAGATCGTCGCGTTTGAGCCTCCCACCAGGTTTGCCTTCTCCAGTACCTCCGGTCCGTCCACCACCGGGACGAACCGCTTCGAGTCAACCCCGGAGGGAACCAGAGTCACCATCTCATTTGAGATGCAGGCGGGCGGCTTATTTGCCCTGGCGGAACCGCTGGTAGCGCGCAACCTCCGACGGAGTGTGGAGGCCGGCCTGGGCAATCTGAAGGATATCCTCGAAAACCGGACCGTAGAGGTCTCGTCTTAGCAGAGAAGGAGGGATGAACATGTCAGCACTCAAGGTTTCCCCTACCGGCGCGGGAACAATCACGCCCAGTCGCGGGCGCTCCGCCCTGGATGTCGTGATGCTGGTAGGACTATTCGTCGTCGTCGTGGCCGATGCAGCTTCCCAGATTCTGGAGGGCGGGATCATCCCGCCAGTCCTGATCTTCCAGGCGCTCTATCTCATCTGTGGTATCGTCGTGGCAACCGGCTGGCGCTGGGCCATGCTCCTCCCGCTGGTCTGCTGCACACTCGGCATCATAGGAGACTTCGCTTCGGGGTTTCCCGAATATTCCCTCACCCATCCCAGCGCCAATGTCGTCGCGTTCGGCCTCTTCGTCCTGGAATACCCGCTCCTGATCCTCGTCATCGGCGTCAGCGCCGGCAAGCTCGTGCAAAAGGTGCGGCGCGAACCGTTCCACTCCCCGCGCTGGCTCTCGCCCGCGTTGGGCGTGATGGTTGGACTCACGCTCGGCGCGTTCCTGATTGGAGCCATCGCCCAGGCGCCTGCTGCGGCTGGCTCGACGGAGAGCGCCACCGTCCACCTGACGGCCACCCGCTTCGCCCCGGACATCGTGGCGCTGCATACCGGCGACCGGCTCACCCTCGTTGACGACGCCCCCGTCCCCCATACCATCACCAATGGTACCTGGAGCGCCGACAATCGGCCCGTGCCAGGCGTAGAGCCGGGCGCGCCCCTCGTCAACAACGTCGAACTCAACAACAACACTATCACCGTTGGTCCGTTCACCACGCCAGGCACATATCACCTCTATTGCACCATCCACCTCGGCATGAGCCTGACGATCCTGGTGCAGTGAGCGGCCACACCGCAGGCGGGCGCCGCAGCGGAGGAGCATACCAGGCGCCCATTGATCGGCGCTTCTCGCGCAGTAAGGATGACCAAGAGGAGATTTGCTATGAGCGTGAAAACCTTCCTGGCGACGACTGGTCACGGACTGGCCTGCGCCACACGCGCCGCGAACGGCGCGTGGTCAGTCGAGGCGCTGCTCACCGATCAGGTGTTGTGCTGCCTGGTCGCCGATCCACTGAACCCACAGGCGCTCTACGCGGGGACAGCGGGCCAGGGGGTGCTGCGTTCACAGGATGGCGGCAAGACCTGGCAGCCAGCCGGGTTAGCCGGGCAGATCGTCAAAGCCCTGGCAATCAGCCGTACCCAACCGGGAACCGTCTACGCCGGAACCAAACCAGCGCGCGTCTTTGTCTCGCGCAACGGCGGCAAGCAGTGGGACGAACTCGCGGCGTTCCGGCGCATCCCCTCGCGCTGGTTCTGGTTCACCCCTGCGGAACAGCCCCACAGCGCCTACGTCCAGGCGATTGCCCTCTCGCCCACCGACCCGCAGACCCTGCTGGTGGGCGTCGAGTTTGGCGCAGTGGTGCAAAGCCGCGATGGGGGGCAATCCTGGACCGGGCATCGCCGGGGCGCGCTGCGCGATTGCCACACTCTCACCTTCCATGCCCAGCGAGGGGAGTGGGCCTATGAAGCTGGTGGCACAGGCGCCGGGGTCTCCATCAGTCGGAATGCTGGCGCAACCTGGACCCAACCCAGGGATGGCCTGGACCGGCATTATGGCTGGGCTGTTGCCGCCGATCCTGTCCAGCCAGAAGTCTGGTATGCCTCCCTGGCTCCCAATCCCAGAGCAGCTCACGGCGGGCAAAACGCCCGCGCGATGATAGCTCGTTCCGTTGGGGGCGCGCCCTGGCGCCCGCTGGCAGGCGGGTTGCCCCAGCCCCTCACGCATATGCCCTACGCCCTGCTCACCGACCCCGGCGCTCCCGGCCATGTCTACGCCGGGTTCAGCAATGGCGAGGTCTGGCATTCGACCGATCATGGCGACACCTGGCGCTCCCTGAACGTCGGCCTGGGATGTATTCATCGCACCCTGCTGCTCTTGCCATAAAGAGGCGTATTCTATAGAAAAAACTCACACGAGCCGCCTGAGAAGGTCCGTTAAAAAGACCGTTCAGGCCGTCACAAGGAGGCATTATTATGGGAGCATTGAGCTTCTTCAACACCTACCGTCTTACCGGTATCCTGCTGATTGTCGCTGGCATCGTCTTCGGCATCGGCGCTGCCCTCCCGATCTTCGGCGAGAAGGGGAACATGGGCATCT
Coding sequences within:
- a CDS encoding ABC transporter ATP-binding protein, producing the protein MRTALETTKLSKRYGRTWALRDCTLALPAGRVAALVGPNGAGKTTLLHLAVGLLEPTAGSVEVFGFSPREQPKEALPRLGFVAQDHPLYKGFTVEELLTLGRKLNPRWDDELARARIHQLGIPMQRRAGKLSGGQQAQVALVLALAKRPDLLLLDEPLASLDPLARREFLRTLMEAVAESGLTVLLSSHIIGDLERVCDYLVILSASQVQLAGDIEEMVKGHKRLVGPRQEVEALASVHTIIEASHTERQTTLLVRTNGPVFGPTWEAQPVSLEDIVLAYLSQQAAPRQPAAPAARARRGLEVVP
- a CDS encoding GntR family transcriptional regulator; translation: MIEFHLDGHSGVAPYLQLVQQVKQALRLGLLVVGDQLPTVREVVGQITINPNTVLKAYRELEREGLVASRPGQGTFVQRTLAGTSLSSHAALRRSLTRWLHSAYEAGLDSESVLALFMSTFQDTQREREETA
- a CDS encoding manganese efflux pump, which codes for MLTGGEIARLVLFVLPLGLDTFALSLLLGALALPMRRRVRLALTFAAAEGVMPAIGLLMGLPLGRAIGEWSAYAAGGLLVGVGLWMWRREEGGEDGAGDEGARIAAAATRAGWGVVGLALGVSLDELVMGFSFGVLGFPLAPALVLLALQALLVSLAGQWVGKHAGKRLGERAESLVGPMLGLLGLGILFAQLLGLPL
- a CDS encoding SRPBCC family protein produces the protein MVTVEQSITINRPIEEIFAYVSDQRNIPQWQDGVVEVQQIPESPVGLGTRVILARVFLGRRLEQHAEIVAFEPPTRFAFSSTSGPSTTGTNRFESTPEGTRVTISFEMQAGGLFALAEPLVARNLRRSVEAGLGNLKDILENRTVEVSS